A DNA window from Amphiprion ocellaris isolate individual 3 ecotype Okinawa chromosome 8, ASM2253959v1, whole genome shotgun sequence contains the following coding sequences:
- the emd gene encoding emerin (Emery-Dreifuss muscular dystrophy) produces the protein MSLSEKSNEEISSLLTEYGIKHGPIVGSTRKLYEKKLEKAMEEAPVKPSSDKTYYREEEEEITYVTYHNPAQEEVYTNVLKRRGNALPGEEEEDEEEEDEESDQDTEPPVQVTYRAANRSAVRSGGRSEATRKTSGGGLWKVIRMLLLLAVLAAVCYYAYCHLMNNDKTL, from the exons ATGTCTCTGAGTGAGAAAAGTAATGAAGAGATCAGCAGTTTGCTGACTGAGTACGGCATCAAACATGGGCCCATTGTTG GCTCCACTCGGAAGCTGTATGAGAAGAAGCTTGAGAAGGCGATGGAGGAGGCTCCAGTGAAGCCATCTTCTGACAAGACGTACTACAGAGAGGAAG aggaggaaattaCCTACGTCACATACCACAATCCG GCTCAGGAGGAGGTTTACACCAACGT GCTGAAACGACGAGGCAACGCTCTGCCAggcgaagaagaagaagatgaagaagaagaagacgaggaATCCGACCAAGATACTGA GCCTCCTGTTCAGGTGACCTACAGAGCAGCCAATCGCAGCGCAGTACGATCCGGTGGTCGGTCCGAAGCGACCAGAAAGACATCAGGAGGAGGTCTATGGAAGGTGATTCgtatgctgctgctgttagcgGTGTTAGCAGCCGTTTGCTACTACGCCTACTGCCACCTGATGAACAATGACAAAACCCTTTAA